One window of the Gemmatimonadales bacterium genome contains the following:
- a CDS encoding zinc-binding dehydrogenase, with protein MRAVVTVAHGGRDQLVYRTDYPDPTPGPTDVLVAVAATALNYHDIFTRRGMPGIRIPLPIVVGSDIAGTVASIGSQVTRWSPGDRVVIDPVYRGGNRFGMIGEVADGGRAEFVSVPETQLIRVPDAVSLEDAASLPLAYATAHRMLVTRGRVQAGERVLVLGASGGVGVACVQLAKLLGAEVVACASSAAKIARLEALGADHCINYQETRFVDGVRARYGKPRITGEGGVDVAVNFTGGDTWIETQKCVRVGGRILTCGATAGFDLRTDARYLWTFEHEMIGSNGWTPDDIVRLMAMIAEGQLAPVIDTRLPLDQAAEGERLLEDREVVGKVLIIP; from the coding sequence ATGCGGGCTGTCGTTACCGTGGCGCACGGCGGGCGGGACCAGCTCGTCTATCGCACCGATTATCCCGATCCAACCCCCGGCCCCACCGATGTCCTGGTTGCCGTGGCAGCGACGGCTCTCAACTATCACGACATCTTCACCCGTCGCGGCATGCCCGGGATCCGGATTCCCCTGCCGATCGTCGTGGGGTCGGACATCGCGGGCACGGTCGCATCGATCGGTTCGCAGGTAACCCGCTGGTCCCCCGGCGATCGGGTGGTGATCGACCCGGTGTACCGCGGAGGCAACCGGTTCGGCATGATTGGCGAGGTCGCCGATGGTGGGCGCGCCGAGTTCGTCTCTGTTCCCGAGACGCAGCTGATTCGTGTGCCGGATGCTGTATCACTCGAGGACGCAGCGTCGCTGCCGCTGGCGTATGCCACCGCGCACCGGATGCTGGTCACCCGGGGTCGAGTCCAGGCCGGCGAGCGCGTCCTGGTACTGGGTGCGAGTGGCGGTGTGGGCGTCGCGTGCGTTCAGCTGGCCAAGCTGCTCGGCGCTGAGGTCGTCGCATGCGCCAGCTCAGCCGCGAAGATCGCCCGCCTCGAAGCACTCGGCGCCGATCATTGCATCAACTACCAGGAAACGCGTTTTGTCGACGGGGTCCGTGCGCGGTATGGCAAGCCACGCATCACTGGTGAAGGCGGCGTCGATGTGGCTGTCAACTTCACCGGAGGCGACACCTGGATCGAAACCCAGAAATGCGTTCGGGTGGGTGGGCGCATTCTGACCTGCGGCGCGACTGCCGGCTTCGACCTTCGTACCGATGCGCGCTACCTCTGGACCTTCGAGCACGAGATGATCGGCTCGAACGGCTGGACCCCGGACGACATCGTCCGGCTGATGGCGATGATTGCCGAGGGACAGCTGGCACCCGTCATCGACACGCGGTTGCCGCTCGACCAGGCGGCCGAGGGTGAACGATTGCTCGAGGACCGTGAAGTTGTCGGCAAGGTGCTGATCATACCATGA
- a CDS encoding F0F1 ATP synthase subunit A, which produces MDLTPDEIVFWQWGVVKVNATLVWTWAVMILLAGASWLLGRGLRTDGTLTRGQNILEAVVSLILDQIREVSGQRPGPVLSFVGTLFLFVLVSNVLSIVPGYHAPTGSLSTTASLALCVFVAVPVFGIREHGLRGYLKQYAQPSLFILPFTILGELSRTLALALRLFGNMMSGTVIVALLLGLAPLLVPAIMQAFGLLIGVIQAYIFAVLAMVYIASATRAHDEVVATSERQRSTDG; this is translated from the coding sequence GTGGATCTGACTCCGGACGAGATCGTCTTCTGGCAGTGGGGTGTGGTCAAGGTCAATGCCACCCTGGTCTGGACGTGGGCCGTGATGATCCTGCTGGCAGGCGCGTCATGGTTGCTGGGACGTGGCTTGCGAACCGACGGCACCCTCACCCGCGGTCAGAACATTCTCGAGGCGGTCGTGTCGCTCATTCTCGATCAGATCCGCGAGGTGAGCGGACAACGTCCTGGACCGGTACTCAGTTTCGTAGGAACGCTGTTCCTCTTCGTCCTCGTTTCCAACGTGCTGAGCATCGTGCCGGGATACCACGCCCCGACCGGTTCATTGTCGACCACGGCGTCGCTGGCGCTCTGCGTCTTTGTTGCGGTGCCGGTGTTCGGCATTCGGGAGCACGGGCTTCGCGGCTATTTGAAGCAATATGCGCAGCCGTCGCTGTTCATCCTGCCCTTCACGATCCTGGGTGAGTTGTCCCGTACGCTCGCGCTGGCGCTGCGGCTGTTCGGCAATATGATGAGTGGCACGGTAATCGTCGCTCTCCTGCTCGGTCTCGCGCCGCTGCTCGTCCCCGCCATCATGCAGGCATTCGGGCTGCTGATCGGCGTCATTCAGGCATATATCTTCGCCGTCCTGGCGATGGTGTACATCGCTTCGGCCACTCGAGCGCATGACGAGGTGGTCGCCACATCGGAACGACAGAGGAGCACCGATGGCTAG
- a CDS encoding DMT family transporter: MNPARTAGLTALALTAFAANSVLCRLALAEAVIDPGTFTALRLVAGAVTLGALVRSRPSASRSSGRSWWPAVLLFLYAVPFSFAYVGLSTGTGALLLFGTVQVTMILASLRREGRPRPGQWAGLAVAFGGLVYLLLPGVTAPPVASAALMVVAGVAWGFYSLAGRGLPDPLAQTATNFGRTVPMAAILLLATWSGDDLELRGVVLAVISGALASGVGYVIWYQALRGLTGIAAAVVQLAVPVIAAAGGTVLLAEPVTIRLAVASALVLGGIGLALKAGVTPSGVLVPGRRSGRHRPL; this comes from the coding sequence ATGAATCCAGCCAGGACCGCGGGCCTCACCGCGCTCGCCCTCACGGCGTTTGCTGCCAACTCCGTTCTCTGTCGGCTTGCGCTGGCCGAAGCAGTCATCGACCCCGGAACCTTCACCGCGCTTCGGCTCGTGGCCGGCGCGGTTACGCTTGGCGCGCTGGTTCGGAGCCGGCCGAGCGCTTCGAGAAGCTCAGGACGGTCCTGGTGGCCAGCCGTGCTCCTCTTTCTGTATGCGGTTCCCTTCTCGTTTGCCTATGTCGGCCTGAGCACCGGTACCGGAGCACTGCTGCTCTTTGGCACCGTGCAAGTCACCATGATTCTGGCCAGCCTCCGTCGAGAGGGGCGTCCGCGACCGGGCCAGTGGGCGGGCCTGGCCGTCGCGTTCGGGGGGCTCGTGTACCTGCTGCTTCCGGGCGTCACGGCACCGCCAGTCGCCAGTGCAGCATTGATGGTCGTAGCCGGCGTGGCGTGGGGGTTCTACTCGCTTGCTGGGCGGGGGTTGCCTGACCCTCTGGCGCAGACCGCGACCAACTTCGGGCGGACGGTTCCGATGGCCGCGATCCTGCTCCTCGCAACCTGGAGCGGGGACGACCTCGAACTGCGCGGCGTCGTGCTGGCCGTGATCTCTGGAGCGCTGGCTTCGGGCGTCGGCTACGTCATCTGGTATCAGGCGCTGCGCGGACTCACCGGGATAGCAGCAGCAGTCGTCCAACTCGCCGTGCCGGTCATCGCAGCGGCCGGCGGTACGGTGCTCCTCGCTGAGCCGGTCACCATCCGGCTGGCGGTGGCGAGCGCGCTCGTCCTGGGTGGCATCGGCTTGGCGCTCAAGGCGGGGGTGACGCCATCAGGTGTCCTAGTGCCCGGTAGAAGGTCGGGACGACACCGTCCGCTATGA
- a CDS encoding F0F1 ATP synthase subunit C, protein MASVAVSVGSVAPALAEGRAIVQALASIAQQPDEANSISRTLFIGLAIIESSGIYCFVIAIVLIFANPFWAALLSRAGG, encoded by the coding sequence ATGGCCAGCGTGGCGGTGAGCGTCGGATCGGTAGCCCCGGCCCTCGCCGAAGGCCGCGCCATCGTCCAGGCACTGGCCTCGATCGCACAGCAGCCGGATGAGGCAAACTCGATCAGTCGAACGCTGTTCATCGGCCTCGCGATCATTGAGTCGTCCGGCATTTATTGTTTTGTCATCGCGATCGTTCTGATCTTTGCCAACCCCTTCTGGGCCGCGTTGCTTTCGCGCGCCGGCGGATAA
- a CDS encoding F0F1 ATP synthase subunit delta, producing MLIDPFTVVAQIINFALLVWLLRRFLYDPVTRVMRTREERIRAETEDARQLREAAAAEGEQYRRLTAEFESDRERRLAETRAELEAMRLEQVRVARAEVEALRARWQHGLEQERAAFVRELRRRVGHESLAVIRQALREMADTEIEARLVTRFTERLATLDSETRERIRTAARDAGARQPVVRTAFPLSAEQEMEVRRAVGVAAAYEGDMRFETDPALVAGVELRAGGWKVAWAIDDYLQSLEDAMSEMLAAEPIPDRDRD from the coding sequence TTGCTGATCGATCCGTTTACCGTCGTTGCGCAGATCATCAACTTTGCGTTGCTGGTCTGGTTGCTCCGGCGCTTTCTGTATGACCCCGTCACCCGGGTCATGCGCACGCGTGAAGAACGGATTCGCGCGGAAACGGAGGACGCCCGACAGTTGCGTGAGGCGGCAGCCGCGGAGGGCGAGCAGTACCGGCGGCTGACTGCCGAATTCGAGTCGGACCGTGAGCGTCGGCTGGCTGAGACTCGGGCCGAGCTCGAGGCCATGCGGCTGGAACAGGTTCGCGTGGCACGGGCTGAGGTCGAGGCACTGCGGGCGCGGTGGCAGCATGGGCTGGAGCAGGAGCGGGCGGCCTTCGTTCGCGAGCTCCGTCGCCGGGTAGGTCACGAAAGCCTGGCTGTGATCCGGCAGGCGCTCCGGGAGATGGCCGATACGGAGATAGAGGCGCGGCTGGTGACTCGCTTTACGGAGCGGCTGGCGACGCTCGACTCCGAGACCCGAGAGCGGATTCGAACGGCCGCCCGCGACGCCGGTGCACGCCAGCCGGTTGTCCGAACGGCGTTTCCCTTGTCTGCGGAGCAAGAGATGGAGGTTCGGCGTGCGGTCGGGGTCGCCGCCGCGTACGAGGGCGACATGCGGTTCGAGACCGACCCGGCCCTCGTGGCCGGGGTCGAACTGCGGGCCGGAGGATGGAAGGTCGCTTGGGCCATCGACGATTACCTTCAGTCGCTCGAAGATGCCATGAGTGAGATGCTGGCTGCCGAGCCGATTCCGGATCGCGACCGTGATTGA
- the cadA gene encoding cadmium-translocating P-type ATPase, translating into MARDVTATIGTPCAHCGLAVPLDASRADGSPSFCCAGCATAWDILHAGGLERYYELGERRGMAVASSGRNYAEFDHPAFEELYVRHDADGTASAELYLEGVHCASCVWLVERVPLLVPGTLSVELDVRRALAQVRWSPAQAPLSTIAQTLDRLGYPPHPFRGVAREAMRRREDRAALVRIGVAGAIAGNVMLPALALYSGEFHGMEEAYLGLFRWVSLLLTIPAFLFPGRVFFTGAIAALRTKSLHMDLPIAIALAAGFIRGAINTITDSGPIYFDGLTILIFLLLAGRYLQQRGQRAATDASELLFSLAPGAARVVAADGTEQELPAVALLPDMEILVRAGETFPADGLVSSGTTTVNAALLTGESEPIRTGQGDRVYAGTLNVGAPVRVRVEAAGSGSRLARLLRQVEESAARRAPVIAFANRLSGIFVAVILTLATITFLIWLPRDSAAAWDYAIALLIVTCPCALALATPLAVTVAVGRAAGRGIYIKGGDALEQLSTPGELILDKTGTLTEGQSTLVEWHGDPTAQALVLALESGSSHPLADGFRRAWPDAPQHEATEVRHVTGGGIVGTVAGREVVLGSPAFVGRYAEDGERWLTRLTQPTLTPVLVAVDGRVIAIAGLGDRIRADAAAALTALRARGWRTLLLSGDDARVAKAVGAALGFGPDEIIGAATPEMKQAVVETRRQMGGRTVVMVGDGVNDAAAIAAADVGIGVHGGAEASLSSADAYLTTPGLTPLVELADGSARTMRVIKRNIAFALGYNALGVLFAMTGILSPLVAAILMPASSVTVVTASWFGHTFGLQQSASRSEPLQASSNLAEAA; encoded by the coding sequence ATGGCCCGTGACGTGACGGCGACCATCGGAACGCCCTGTGCGCATTGCGGCCTCGCCGTTCCCCTGGATGCGAGCCGGGCAGATGGCAGTCCGTCGTTCTGTTGCGCCGGCTGCGCAACTGCCTGGGATATTCTCCACGCCGGCGGGTTGGAACGGTACTACGAACTCGGCGAGCGGCGCGGTATGGCCGTGGCCAGCAGCGGACGGAACTACGCCGAGTTCGACCACCCTGCCTTCGAGGAGCTGTACGTGCGCCACGATGCCGACGGCACCGCCAGCGCAGAGCTCTACCTGGAGGGCGTGCACTGCGCCAGCTGCGTCTGGCTGGTCGAGCGGGTACCATTGCTCGTGCCGGGAACGTTGAGCGTCGAGCTGGACGTGCGCCGGGCGCTGGCACAGGTGCGCTGGTCGCCGGCGCAGGCACCTCTTTCGACCATTGCGCAGACACTCGACCGGCTCGGCTACCCGCCCCATCCGTTCCGCGGCGTTGCCCGCGAAGCCATGCGTCGGCGCGAGGATCGGGCTGCGCTGGTTCGGATCGGCGTGGCTGGCGCCATTGCCGGTAACGTGATGCTTCCGGCGCTGGCGCTGTACTCAGGAGAGTTCCACGGGATGGAGGAGGCCTATCTCGGGCTGTTCCGGTGGGTCTCGCTGCTGCTCACAATTCCCGCGTTTCTCTTTCCGGGCCGAGTCTTCTTTACTGGCGCGATAGCGGCATTGCGCACCAAGTCGCTGCACATGGATTTGCCGATTGCCATCGCCCTGGCGGCAGGTTTCATTCGCGGAGCAATCAACACCATCACCGACAGCGGGCCAATCTACTTCGATGGCCTGACCATCCTGATCTTCCTGCTGCTGGCGGGGCGATACCTGCAGCAACGCGGCCAGCGTGCAGCAACCGATGCCTCCGAGCTGCTCTTCTCGCTGGCACCGGGTGCCGCACGCGTCGTTGCGGCCGACGGCACCGAGCAGGAGCTGCCGGCGGTTGCCTTGCTCCCGGACATGGAGATCCTGGTGCGCGCCGGCGAAACCTTTCCCGCCGACGGACTCGTTTCATCGGGCACTACCACCGTCAACGCTGCACTGCTGACGGGCGAATCGGAGCCGATCCGGACCGGGCAGGGCGACCGCGTCTACGCCGGCACGCTCAATGTCGGAGCCCCGGTTCGCGTTCGCGTCGAGGCAGCCGGCAGCGGCTCGCGACTCGCCCGGCTGCTCCGCCAGGTCGAGGAAAGCGCGGCACGTCGCGCCCCGGTAATCGCGTTTGCCAATCGACTCTCGGGCATCTTCGTCGCCGTGATCCTGACGCTCGCAACGATCACGTTCCTGATCTGGCTGCCACGGGATTCGGCCGCCGCCTGGGACTATGCCATTGCGCTGCTCATCGTGACCTGTCCCTGCGCACTGGCCCTCGCGACGCCGCTGGCCGTCACCGTCGCGGTTGGGCGCGCAGCCGGTCGGGGCATCTACATCAAGGGCGGCGATGCGCTGGAGCAACTCTCGACTCCAGGCGAGCTGATTCTCGACAAGACCGGCACCCTGACCGAAGGGCAGTCGACACTGGTTGAGTGGCACGGCGACCCGACAGCCCAGGCGTTGGTGCTCGCACTCGAATCCGGCTCCTCCCATCCGCTTGCCGACGGGTTCCGACGCGCTTGGCCCGATGCACCACAGCACGAGGCAACTGAGGTCAGGCACGTGACCGGCGGCGGAATCGTCGGTACGGTCGCCGGACGCGAGGTCGTGCTGGGCTCGCCCGCCTTCGTCGGTCGCTACGCTGAGGACGGTGAACGCTGGCTGACCCGGCTGACCCAGCCGACCCTGACGCCGGTGCTCGTCGCCGTCGATGGCCGCGTGATCGCCATCGCCGGCCTGGGTGACCGGATTCGGGCAGACGCCGCGGCGGCGCTGACCGCGCTGCGCGCGCGCGGCTGGCGCACCCTGCTGCTCTCGGGCGACGATGCCCGGGTTGCCAAGGCCGTCGGCGCCGCACTCGGTTTCGGACCGGACGAGATCATCGGCGCCGCTACACCGGAAATGAAGCAAGCAGTCGTCGAGACGCGGCGGCAAATGGGTGGACGAACCGTTGTTATGGTGGGAGACGGCGTCAACGACGCCGCGGCCATTGCCGCCGCCGACGTCGGCATCGGTGTACACGGAGGTGCGGAGGCATCGCTGTCGAGCGCTGATGCGTACCTGACCACGCCGGGACTCACACCGCTGGTCGAGCTGGCCGATGGCAGCGCCCGCACCATGCGTGTGATCAAGCGGAACATTGCCTTCGCATTGGGCTACAACGCGCTCGGTGTGCTGTTCGCCATGACCGGGATCCTGTCGCCTCTCGTGGCGGCGATCCTGATGCCGGCTTCGTCCGTCACCGTCGTGACCGCCAGCTGGTTCGGACACACCTTCGGCCTGCAGCAGTCGGCCAGCCGGAGCGAGCCACTTCAGGCCTCCTCGAACCTGGCGGAGGCGGCATGA
- a CDS encoding F0F1 ATP synthase subunit gamma: MQTYERIRRRLETAEDLRSIVRTMKALATVSIRQYEVAAAALEEYAQNVDYGLQILLHTRPGAVGEIAGDEAVHRAGAIVFGSDQGLCGAFNERIAAYFLDQHQARRAEARGPVLAVGARIGARLADGGAQPEATLSLPASAALIGALVEELLARIDGWRTAGSTDGIRVYFNRPYSGAIFRPTVRTVLPFERARLEALAAEPWRPRALPMAAGDWTSLFTSVVRQYLFVTLCRAAAESLASEHASRRAAMHAAERNVDDRLLVLRGEFHLHRQSSITTELLDIVSGYQVLARRDHTS; the protein is encoded by the coding sequence ATGCAAACGTATGAGCGGATCAGGCGGCGGCTGGAGACCGCTGAGGATCTGCGTTCCATTGTTCGCACGATGAAGGCGCTTGCGACGGTGAGTATCCGGCAGTACGAGGTCGCGGCTGCGGCGTTGGAGGAATATGCCCAGAACGTCGACTATGGGCTGCAGATCCTGCTTCATACACGACCCGGCGCGGTTGGCGAGATCGCTGGCGACGAGGCCGTCCACCGGGCGGGCGCGATCGTGTTTGGGTCCGATCAGGGCTTGTGCGGAGCATTCAACGAGAGGATCGCAGCCTACTTTCTCGATCAGCACCAGGCTCGCCGCGCAGAGGCCCGCGGTCCGGTACTGGCTGTCGGGGCCCGGATTGGTGCGCGCCTGGCCGATGGTGGCGCGCAGCCGGAAGCGACCCTGTCGCTCCCGGCATCGGCTGCGCTGATTGGAGCCCTGGTTGAGGAACTGCTCGCCCGAATCGATGGTTGGCGTACCGCGGGCTCGACGGACGGAATTCGGGTGTACTTCAATCGTCCATATAGCGGTGCCATCTTCCGGCCGACCGTCCGTACGGTGCTGCCGTTCGAACGCGCCAGGCTCGAGGCATTGGCGGCTGAGCCATGGCGCCCTCGGGCGCTTCCAATGGCGGCGGGTGACTGGACCTCGCTGTTTACTTCGGTGGTGCGCCAGTACCTGTTCGTGACGCTCTGCCGAGCGGCTGCGGAGTCACTCGCGAGCGAGCACGCCAGCCGTCGTGCCGCCATGCATGCTGCTGAGCGGAATGTCGACGATCGGTTGCTGGTCCTTCGAGGAGAGTTTCATCTGCACCGCCAGTCATCGATCACGACCGAGCTCCTGGATATCGTCTCTGGTTATCAGGTCCTGGCGCGCCGGGATCATACCTCATAG
- a CDS encoding ATP synthase subunit I, whose protein sequence is MTEVVARSLLSAAGGLGLGLLYFGGLWWTVRRIATVRFPALLVVGSFLVRTAGAAAGIVLLSGGQVVPLLVSVAGFLVARTILIRVVGAPDRPGQPSPAGDPPSGS, encoded by the coding sequence ATGACTGAGGTCGTTGCGAGGTCACTGCTGTCCGCAGCTGGCGGTCTTGGGCTCGGCCTGCTGTACTTTGGAGGATTGTGGTGGACCGTGCGTCGGATCGCGACGGTTCGATTCCCGGCATTGCTCGTGGTCGGCAGCTTCCTGGTTCGGACCGCGGGAGCCGCGGCGGGTATCGTCCTGTTGTCCGGTGGACAGGTCGTTCCCCTGTTGGTATCGGTTGCGGGCTTCCTGGTGGCGCGCACGATCCTGATTCGCGTCGTGGGTGCGCCAGACCGGCCCGGGCAACCCAGCCCAGCCGGCGATCCCCCGTCAGGTTCGTAA
- a CDS encoding alternate F1F0 ATPase, F1 subunit alpha — translation MIESNAQLLSALDGTPGLLAAANRSRQPGLTLREVGTVRSVGQGTARVDGLPGVGAEELVEFAAGVTGLAFNLDPDEVGVILLGDGRAIVAGSEVRRTGRVTDVPVGPGLLGRVIDPTGHPLDGGGQVRAAARWPVEREARPIIHRAPVTVPLQTGLKVVDALVPIGRGQRELILGDRQTGKSALALDTILNQHDQDVICVYCAIGQQTASVAGLVTELRQRGALEYSVVVVAPGEAAPGLQYIAPYAATSIAEYFMEDGRDVLIVYDDLTRHAQAYRELSLLLHRPPGREAFPGDIFYLHARLLERATRLRPEFGGGSITALPVVETEAQNLSAYIPTNLISITDGQVYLSPGLFQKGVLPAVDVGLSVSRVGGKSQLASYRAIAADLRLAYSQFEELEAFTRFGTRLDEETRRTLIRGERVREVLKQPQFATVPAAEQVITLLIVTSGLFDNLSVSRIAEAEALVRDAVVRELPDVAAAIRRGDRLADTQRDQILTVAGRHLDTWRAGSDANV, via the coding sequence GTGATTGAATCGAATGCGCAGCTTTTGTCCGCGCTCGACGGGACTCCAGGCCTTCTCGCGGCGGCCAATCGGAGCCGCCAGCCCGGCCTGACGCTCCGTGAGGTAGGAACAGTTCGGTCGGTCGGACAGGGGACGGCTCGGGTAGACGGCCTTCCTGGGGTTGGTGCGGAGGAGCTGGTTGAGTTCGCTGCCGGGGTGACCGGGCTTGCGTTCAATCTCGACCCCGACGAGGTGGGCGTCATTCTCCTGGGCGATGGCCGAGCCATCGTGGCCGGGAGCGAGGTGCGTCGGACCGGTCGGGTAACCGATGTCCCGGTCGGCCCCGGGCTGCTCGGCCGAGTCATTGATCCGACGGGGCATCCGCTGGACGGCGGCGGGCAGGTCCGCGCCGCGGCTCGGTGGCCGGTCGAGCGGGAGGCGCGTCCGATCATTCACCGGGCGCCGGTCACCGTTCCGCTCCAGACGGGGCTCAAGGTTGTCGATGCGCTGGTGCCGATCGGTCGGGGCCAGCGGGAGCTCATCCTGGGCGATCGCCAGACGGGCAAATCGGCGCTGGCGCTGGATACGATTCTGAATCAGCACGATCAGGACGTCATCTGCGTGTACTGCGCCATTGGACAGCAGACTGCCTCGGTTGCCGGCCTCGTAACTGAGCTCAGGCAGCGCGGCGCCCTCGAGTATTCGGTCGTCGTCGTGGCACCCGGCGAGGCGGCGCCCGGCCTCCAGTACATCGCTCCATACGCAGCAACCAGCATCGCGGAGTACTTCATGGAGGACGGGCGGGACGTGCTGATCGTCTACGACGATCTGACTCGCCACGCCCAGGCGTACCGCGAGCTCTCGCTGTTGCTGCACCGGCCGCCAGGGCGGGAGGCGTTCCCGGGCGACATCTTTTACCTGCATGCCCGTCTGCTCGAGCGCGCGACGCGCCTGCGGCCGGAGTTTGGGGGCGGCTCGATCACGGCGCTGCCCGTCGTCGAGACGGAGGCCCAGAACCTGTCGGCCTACATTCCGACCAACCTCATTTCGATCACGGATGGCCAAGTGTACTTGTCTCCTGGCCTGTTCCAGAAAGGGGTTCTTCCGGCTGTGGACGTTGGTTTGTCCGTGTCCCGGGTGGGCGGTAAATCGCAGCTGGCCTCGTATCGCGCCATCGCGGCGGACCTTCGATTGGCGTACAGTCAGTTCGAGGAACTGGAGGCATTCACGCGCTTTGGAACTCGCCTCGATGAGGAGACCCGGCGAACGCTGATCCGCGGCGAGAGGGTCCGCGAAGTGCTCAAGCAGCCGCAGTTTGCAACCGTGCCAGCTGCGGAGCAGGTGATCACGCTGCTCATCGTCACGTCCGGGTTGTTCGACAACCTCTCGGTTTCCCGCATCGCCGAGGCGGAAGCGCTGGTTCGCGATGCCGTCGTCCGCGAGCTCCCGGACGTGGCTGCCGCCATCAGGAGGGGAGATCGTCTGGCCGATACGCAGCGTGACCAGATCCTGACGGTGGCTGGCCGTCACCTCGACACGTGGCGAGCGGGGTCTGATGCAAACGTATGA
- the ccoS gene encoding cbb3-type cytochrome oxidase assembly protein CcoS — protein MSILFVVLPLAIIVAGASVLAYVWSARAGQFDDLDTPAVRMLYDDDVGTPRSPSPPKRAPDAPPDRQDATVPSGEPEREA, from the coding sequence ATGAGCATCCTGTTCGTGGTGCTTCCTCTGGCCATCATCGTTGCAGGCGCAAGCGTCCTGGCCTACGTCTGGTCCGCACGTGCCGGACAATTCGACGATCTCGACACCCCGGCGGTGCGGATGCTGTATGACGACGACGTCGGGACGCCCCGGTCGCCATCTCCTCCCAAACGCGCCCCGGACGCACCCCCAGACCGGCAAGACGCTACCGTGCCGAGTGGCGAACCCGAGCGCGAGGCGTAA
- a CDS encoding acyl--CoA ligase: MIDRVNLGNVTSSEAPDHPAFIDLRTPGAPVTWSTATLDATANAVARGLVRLGHAPGTRIAILAENRAEFLAVYFGILRAGMVAVPINFKLPAETVAFIFADADIAAVVTDQERAGLVPEGVVTIRFDDPGPHGFQQFLDAGPWETVHPGPNDLAKILYTSGSTGRPKGVPLLHEGQLWALRKYYVGCDAGRRDVTLVVAPTYHKNGLFFSTVAVSNGMTIVSLPRFEARQYLETVAAYRCTVLSGIPTMFALIARERELLAQLDLRHVRQVLIGSAPLTDALLAQVQSIFPDAVIGNSYGTTEAGPCPFGPHPAGLARPPLSLGHPWPDVEWRLAGGSSPDEGVFELRSPALMPGYLNLDRVTAERVRDGWYTTGDLMRRDVDGFFYFIGRADDMFVCGGENVYPGEVEGVLERHPGVAQAAVVPVADEIKGQIPVAFVVATPGQAISEAELRRYALDHGPAYAHPRAVVVVPEIPVAGTHKVDRHRLIEEATRVIRGRGRR, encoded by the coding sequence ATGATCGATCGCGTCAATCTGGGCAACGTTACCTCGAGTGAAGCGCCGGACCATCCGGCCTTCATCGATCTCCGCACACCGGGCGCGCCGGTAACCTGGTCGACAGCCACCCTCGACGCTACCGCCAACGCCGTTGCCCGCGGGCTGGTCCGACTCGGCCACGCGCCGGGGACCCGAATCGCGATCCTGGCGGAGAACCGGGCAGAGTTCCTGGCGGTCTATTTCGGCATCCTCAGGGCCGGCATGGTCGCTGTTCCGATCAATTTCAAGCTGCCTGCGGAGACGGTCGCGTTCATCTTCGCGGACGCTGACATTGCGGCGGTCGTGACGGACCAGGAACGGGCGGGTCTCGTACCCGAAGGGGTTGTAACGATCCGATTCGATGACCCCGGGCCACACGGTTTTCAGCAGTTCCTGGATGCCGGCCCGTGGGAGACAGTCCACCCTGGCCCGAACGATCTGGCCAAGATCCTCTATACCTCCGGGTCGACCGGACGTCCCAAAGGCGTGCCCCTGCTCCACGAGGGCCAGCTCTGGGCACTCCGGAAGTACTACGTGGGCTGCGACGCCGGGCGACGGGACGTCACGCTGGTCGTCGCGCCAACCTATCACAAGAACGGCCTCTTCTTCTCCACGGTGGCGGTGTCGAACGGGATGACCATCGTGTCGCTGCCGCGTTTCGAAGCCCGGCAGTACCTGGAGACGGTTGCCGCCTATCGCTGTACGGTCTTGTCAGGCATTCCCACCATGTTCGCGCTGATTGCGCGAGAGCGCGAACTGCTGGCGCAGCTCGACCTCCGGCACGTCCGCCAGGTACTGATCGGCTCTGCTCCACTGACTGATGCGCTGCTTGCGCAGGTCCAGTCGATCTTTCCGGACGCCGTCATTGGCAACAGCTACGGGACGACCGAGGCCGGCCCGTGCCCCTTCGGCCCGCACCCGGCTGGCCTGGCGCGACCGCCGCTCTCGCTTGGGCACCCGTGGCCTGATGTGGAGTGGCGCCTTGCCGGCGGGTCGTCTCCCGACGAAGGTGTCTTCGAGCTGCGCAGCCCGGCCCTGATGCCCGGCTATCTCAACCTCGACCGCGTCACGGCCGAGCGAGTTCGGGATGGGTGGTATACCACTGGCGACCTGATGCGTCGCGACGTGGACGGGTTCTTTTACTTCATTGGTCGGGCGGACGACATGTTCGTCTGCGGCGGTGAGAACGTCTACCCCGGTGAAGTCGAGGGGGTGCTCGAGCGGCATCCGGGCGTGGCGCAAGCTGCGGTCGTCCCGGTGGCCGACGAGATCAAGGGCCAGATCCCGGTAGCGTTCGTGGTCGCAACGCCAGGGCAGGCCATCTCGGAAGCAGAGCTTCGGCGTTATGCGCTCGACCACGGTCCCGCCTATGCCCACCCCCGCGCGGTCGTCGTCGTTCCGGAAATCCCGGTCGCGGGCACCCACAAGGTCGACCGCCACCGGCTGATCGAGGAGGCCACCAGGGTGATTCGAGGTCGCGGCCGCCGTTAG